TCCAGCTGGTCACTCCGAGGATCAGGCACAGGAAGAGCAGGCGCAGGTCGGCGCGTTCGGTCAGGCTGTTGAATTCCGCCTGGTGATTGTTCATGTAGATCTGCATCATCAGCACCGCGGCGGCGATCAACAGCACCCCGGGCACCGAACTGAGCGTGGTGTAGAGGTACTGGATGACATCGTCCACCCAGCCGCGGAAATAGCCGGCCATGATGCCCAGCAGCACCGCCGCCGGCAGCATCACCAGGGTGGTCAGGGTGCCGATCACCAACCCGGTGCGCACACTCTTGAGCGACTGGTAGAACACGTCCTCCCCCACCTTGTCGGTGCCCAGCAGGTGCCAGACCCCGGCCAGGGTCAGCACCAGACCGAGCAGCAGGGCCATCACCAACCCGGTCCAGGCGGCGCTGCGCAGGGCGGCCAGCTCGGGGGCGCGGAACAGGTGCCGCAAGCGCGCCGGGCGGCCAGGTGCGCCCCGCCCCACTTCAGGCGCGGGTAGTCGCGCACCTTGCGCCCGTCGGGCAGTTCGATGGTCTCGCGCATGTGCAGGTGTGTCGCGAAGGGTGCCGAATAGGTCTTCTCGCGATGCTCGCGCAGGGGGGTGGTGATCAGGTCGAGCAGGCTGAGCACCTCGGTGGCATAACGCGGCCGGCCCTGCGCATCCTGTCCCTGCAGCGGCCGGAAATGCACGGTGTCGAGCAGGCCGATGAACACATACACCGCCAGCACCACCAGCGCGCCCATGGCGGTGCGACTGGCCGCCACCTGCCGCCAGGGTGCGCGCAGGTGCTCATGGCGGCGCGCGTACAGCGCGAACCCCACCGCCAGTGCCAGCAGCAGGTAGATGAGCGCGTCGGTAGCGAGCACGACCGGCTGGAACACCATCACTGCAACCTCACGCGCGGATCGACCAGGGTGTAGGAGATGTCGGTCAGCAGCAGCCCCAGGATGTAGAGCACGGCGCCGAGGAACACCATGGCGCGCACGATGGCGAAGTCCTGGCGGCTGATCGCGTCGATGGTGTAGCTACCCAACCCGGGAATGCCGAAGAAGGATTCCAGCAACAGGCTGCCCATAAACAGGGTCGGGATCACCACCACCACGCCGGTCAGGATGGGGATCAGGGCGTTGCGCAACACGTGACCGAACAGCACGGCGCGCTCGGACAGCCCCTTGGCGCGCGCGGTGCGCACAAAGTCCTTGCCGACCTCCTCGAGGAACAGGGTACGGTACCAGCGCGTGCCCGAACCGATGCCCGAGATCGCGCCGATGATCACCGGCAGCACCAGGAAGCGCCAGGCATCAGGCCCTGGCGCATAGCCGGAGATGGGGAACAGATTGAGCAGCTTGCCCAGCAGCACCTGTCCGCCAATGATGTAGAACAAGCCCGAGATGGACATCATGGCCACGCACAGCACCACGCCCCAGAAATCCAGGTAGGTGCCGCGAAAGAAGGCCAGCAACAGCGAGAAGCTGATGTTCACCGCCAGTCCCACCAGCATGATGGGTATCGCGATCGCCAGGCTGGGCCACATGCGCTGCGCGATGTCGTGCCCGATGTTGCGCCCGCTGTCGGACTGGCCGAAGTCGAAGGCGAACAGGCGCACCGACTTGTCGAAGAAGATGGTGTCGGTCAGCTTGTCCAGTCCCTCGGCCTCGGCGTTCCACACCAACGGCTTGTCGTAGCCGCGTTCCGCCTTCCACTCGGCGATCGCCTGGTCGCTGACCCGCTTGAGCCCCAGGTGCATGCGCGCCATGTCGTCTGGCGAGTTGACCACGAAGAACAGCAGGAAGGTGAGCAGGTTCACCCCGACCAGGATGGGGATGGCATAGAGCACGCGGCGGACGATATAGGCCATCATCGCGCACGTCTCCTCTCACGCGCCCGGTAATCGCGGATCGCGGGCACCGCGGACAGCACCAGCAGACCCAGCAGGGTCCACAGCGGCCAGGTCACCGGCTGGTTCCATTCCTTCTGCCGGCGGGCGCGCAAGGCACCGCCGATGCGCTTGTACTTGAGGGTATTGTTGGCCATCAGGTGCGGCAGGGCGTTGTGGTACCAGACATGGTGCAGGCTGAACGCCTTGGGATAGTAGCCGAACAGCCAGGGCGACTCGGTCTGCAGAATGGCCACCATGCGGTCGATCACCTGCTGTCGCTCGGCACCGTTGGGCAGGTTCTTCATGCGCTCGAACAGGGCATCGAACTCGGCATTGGCGAAGTTGGCCGCGTTCTCGCCGTGGTGCTCGACCTTGCTGTTGGGGCCGTAGAGCAGGAACAGGAAGTTCTCGGGGTCGGGATAGTCGGCATTCCAGCCCCAGCTGAAGATCTGCGCGGTGCCCTTGAGCATCTTTTCCTGGAAGCGGTTGTAGTCGGTGGCGCGCACCACCAGCGAGATCCCCAGCTTGCGGAACTGGTTGACGTACCATTGCAGGATGGACTTGCTGCCCGGCCCCGAGAGCGCGGTGTCGTAGTACAGCACCAGGGCGTTGCCGGTGAGCGGATCGATCCCATCGGGATAGCCCGCCTCGGCCAGCAGGCGCTTCGCCTCCTCGATGGAGCGCCGCACCGGCTTGCCGTCCTGCCAGCGATAGACCACGGGATTGATGCCCTCCCTGCCCTCGCGGTACCCGAAGATCCCCGGCGGCAGCGGCCCGTGCGCCGGCAGGCCGCGCCCGTTGTTGAAGATGGCGATGAACTCCTCCCAGTCCACCGCGATGGCGATCGCCTGGCGCAGCTTGCGCGCACGCTCCTGGTCGGCCGGGTCGTCGGGATCGCCACCGACCATCGGGTCGCGCATGTTGAAGCCCATGTAGTAGATCGAGGTCTCCACCGCGGTGTCCAGGGCGATGCCTTTCTCGCGCATCTCCGGGGTCAGGCGCGCGTCGCCATCGGCAGCGAGCTGCACTGCCTGGTCGAAGCTGTCCGAGGCGATGCCCGAGCTGTCGTAATAGCCCTGGAGGAACTTGTTCCAGCGCGGGATGGCTTCCTTCTCCAGGGCATAGACCTCCTTGTCGATGAACGGCATCGGTTTGCCGGCATCGTCGAGCAGACCACGCGCACGGTCGGCCTCGCTGCCCTCGGCGGGATAGCGCTCACCGTGGAAATTGGGATTACGCTCCAGCACCATGCGCAGATTGGGGTTGTTCTCGGTGAGCATGAAGGGGCCGGTGCCCACCGGGTACCAGTTGAGGGTGATGTTGCGTTCGGTCATGCCGGGCTGGGCATGGAAGCGCTCCGCCTCCCAGGGCATGGGGGCGAAGAAGTTGGTCGCCAGCCAGTAGATGAACTGCGGGTAGCTGTCCTTCAGGCGGATGCTGTAGGTATAGCGGTCGATCACCCGCACCCCCTCCATCTGCAGCGGGCGCAGGTCGGTCCACAGGCGCCCGGCGGCACGATCCCGCCGCGCCTGCTCGGCTGCCGCTTTCGCAAACGCCGCGAAACCCTCGATATGCTCGGCCAGCAACCCGGCCAGCGGCGAGTGGTTGGGCGGAAAGGCCAGGCGCTTGATCTGGTAGGCATAGTCCGCCGCCACCAGCTCGCGGGTGCCGGTCTCGGGGAAATCGGCCAGGGTGTAACGCTCGGCCAGGTCCTCTTCGCGCAACGGCCAGTAGCGATAGCTACCATCGGCCGTGCGCGCAAACGCCGGGTGCGGCTGGTAACGGATCCCCGGGCGGATGTGGATCAGATACTCGGTCGTGGCCACCTGGTCGGCCGGCGCGTCCGCCGGCAACAGCCGGCCCGCCGCATCGTACCGTCGCACCTCGGGCATGCCATCGGCGGTCAGCGGCACCAGCTCGTAGGGGCGCTTCAGGTAATGATATTGCAGAGGGGGCTCATAGACCTGCGAGATGAAGGCCCATTCGTTGGAGCTGTAGGAGCGCGCCGGGTCCAGGTACTTGGGCCGCTCAGCGAAGGAACTGAAGAACACCGACCCCGACACATCTTCCGAGGGCCAGGGGTCGTTCCATGGTGGATCACCGCAGCCGCCCAGCACCAGCAGGGCCAGCAGCAGGAGCAGGCGGAACGGATTGTGGCCGAGTCTTTTGAACAAGGTGCGGCTTTCAGGTAATTTATCGGTTTCCGTACACGGCGATTCGAGGCGGATCATCGCATTCTCCGCCCACGACCGCCAGCGCCGATCAATCTACCAGAGCAGGTAAGGATTCATGGGTTTTCTCGCCGACAAGAAAGCGCTCATCGTGGGCGTCGCCAGCAACCGTTCGATCGCCTACGGCGTGGCCGCGGCTATGCACCGCGAAGGTGCCGAGCTCGCCTTCACCTACCAGGGCGAAAAGCTGGAAAAGCGGGTACGCGGTTTCGCCGAGGAATTCGGCTCGGACATCGTGCTGCCGCTGGATGTGGCCAGCGACGAACAGATCAACGCGGTGTTCGACACCCTGAAGGAACGCTGGGGCGCGCTCGACTGCCTGGTCCACTCGATCGGTTTCGCCCCGCGTGATCAGCTCGAGGGCAGCTACATCGACGCCGTCACCCGCGAGGGCTTCCGTATCGCCCACGACATCAGCTCCTACAGCCTGGCAGCCCTGGCCAAGGCGGCGCGCCCGCTGATGCAGGGCCGTAACGCAAGCATCGTCACCATGACCTACCTGGGCTCGGTGCGCACCGTGCCGAACTACAATGTCATGGGCGTGGCCAAGGCCTCGCTGGAGGCCAACATGCGTTACCTGGCCGACAGCCTGGGGCCCGAGGGGATTCGCGTCAACGCCGTATCCGCCGGCCCCATCCGCACCCTGGCCGCCTCCGGCATCTCCGACTTCCGCAGCATGCTGGCCGAGGCCGAAAAGAAAACACCGCTGCGCCGCAACGTCACCATCGAGCAGGTCGGCAACGCCACGGCCTTCCTCTGCTCGGACCTGGCCTCGGGCATCACCGGGGACGTGCTGTACGTGGACTCGGGGTACCACATTGTCGGGATGACCTGAACATCAGCGTCATAAAACGGTCATAACGCGTTACACAATGCAGAAGTCCTAGCCCAACGAAACCGGGTTCCGTTTCGCCTGCGTGCTCAGGAACTCAGTCATTCACCCAGAGATTGCCAGGATATCAACCATGAAACCAGGAGAGAGGACACCATAACGACTGACCTGGGCACCAGGGACGGCTACCACGGGGGTCATGGTAGCTACTACTGTGCTGACGGCGGAACCCAACTACCTGCGCAAATCACACCGCGTCTCGTTGCCGATGGTCGTCATCATCGGCGAACGAGCCTATCGCACACGTGACTGGTCATTGACCGGGGTCGGCCTGGAAGATTTCGACCAGGAGATCCGCCCGGGAGAAGTCGTCTCCGCCACCTTGCGCCTCCCCATGCAAGGCTCTCGCCTGGAACTGCAACAGGCACTGCGGTTCACCGGACAACACGGTGACGTTTTCGGTTTCGAGTTCCATGAACTCCGGCCGCGCAACCGGCGCATCCT
The sequence above is a segment of the endosymbiont of unidentified scaly snail isolate Monju genome. Coding sequences within it:
- a CDS encoding enoyl-ACP reductase FabI, yielding MGFLADKKALIVGVASNRSIAYGVAAAMHREGAELAFTYQGEKLEKRVRGFAEEFGSDIVLPLDVASDEQINAVFDTLKERWGALDCLVHSIGFAPRDQLEGSYIDAVTREGFRIAHDISSYSLAALAKAARPLMQGRNASIVTMTYLGSVRTVPNYNVMGVAKASLEANMRYLADSLGPEGIRVNAVSAGPIRTLAASGISDFRSMLAEAEKKTPLRRNVTIEQVGNATAFLCSDLASGITGDVLYVDSGYHIVGMT
- a CDS encoding ABC transporter substrate-binding protein, which produces MIRLESPCTETDKLPESRTLFKRLGHNPFRLLLLLALLVLGGCGDPPWNDPWPSEDVSGSVFFSSFAERPKYLDPARSYSSNEWAFISQVYEPPLQYHYLKRPYELVPLTADGMPEVRRYDAAGRLLPADAPADQVATTEYLIHIRPGIRYQPHPAFARTADGSYRYWPLREEDLAERYTLADFPETGTRELVAADYAYQIKRLAFPPNHSPLAGLLAEHIEGFAAFAKAAAEQARRDRAAGRLWTDLRPLQMEGVRVIDRYTYSIRLKDSYPQFIYWLATNFFAPMPWEAERFHAQPGMTERNITLNWYPVGTGPFMLTENNPNLRMVLERNPNFHGERYPAEGSEADRARGLLDDAGKPMPFIDKEVYALEKEAIPRWNKFLQGYYDSSGIASDSFDQAVQLAADGDARLTPEMREKGIALDTAVETSIYYMGFNMRDPMVGGDPDDPADQERARKLRQAIAIAVDWEEFIAIFNNGRGLPAHGPLPPGIFGYREGREGINPVVYRWQDGKPVRRSIEEAKRLLAEAGYPDGIDPLTGNALVLYYDTALSGPGSKSILQWYVNQFRKLGISLVVRATDYNRFQEKMLKGTAQIFSWGWNADYPDPENFLFLLYGPNSKVEHHGENAANFANAEFDALFERMKNLPNGAERQQVIDRMVAILQTESPWLFGYYPKAFSLHHVWYHNALPHLMANNTLKYKRIGGALRARRQKEWNQPVTWPLWTLLGLLVLSAVPAIRDYRARERRRAR
- a CDS encoding ABC transporter permease, whose translation is MMAYIVRRVLYAIPILVGVNLLTFLLFFVVNSPDDMARMHLGLKRVSDQAIAEWKAERGYDKPLVWNAEAEGLDKLTDTIFFDKSVRLFAFDFGQSDSGRNIGHDIAQRMWPSLAIAIPIMLVGLAVNISFSLLLAFFRGTYLDFWGVVLCVAMMSISGLFYIIGGQVLLGKLLNLFPISGYAPGPDAWRFLVLPVIIGAISGIGSGTRWYRTLFLEEVGKDFVRTARAKGLSERAVLFGHVLRNALIPILTGVVVVIPTLFMGSLLLESFFGIPGLGSYTIDAISRQDFAIVRAMVFLGAVLYILGLLLTDISYTLVDPRVRLQ